From a single Miscanthus floridulus cultivar M001 chromosome 8, ASM1932011v1, whole genome shotgun sequence genomic region:
- the LOC136474564 gene encoding rho GTPase-activating protein 5-like gives MALSSEIRFGHQIPLSHSDTDSYEEEEEEEEEEEEEEEEEEEEEEEEEEEMDEVTVSSPLMLPATEARGGVSVVEMVTGALRRSLMLCSSSAGAGVREPEELEEDGATPPPGIQIGGPTDVRHVSHVTFDRFVGFLGLPADLEPDVPRPVPSASVSVFGVSPTSMQCSYDRRGNSVPTILLTMQRKLYSLGGLQAEGIFRINADNSQELYVRDQLNKGVVPDGVDLHCLAGLIKAWFRELPSGVLDSLTPEQVMHCNTEEECSHLASTLPPVEAALLEWAINLLADVVKNESYNKMNARNIAMVFAPNMTKMADPLTALIHAVQVMNFLKTLILKTVNEREEAAKVTRAFPSNSGSPSDKDEPQTLEHSDMPFVCSSQQNVDYPIIDEAKLDQFLFRVEEALHHETQGSMDGPKNLDSSRGDQKSNSEITPLDTDLTSQNEFSNSNEEGLFDKFKFRKGVGRLCRHPVFQFSRSMKKPDEAEQACV, from the exons ATGGCGCTGTCGTCCGAGATCCGTTTCGGCCACCAGATCCCCCTGTCCCACTCAGACACCGACTCCtacgaggaggaggaagaagaagaggaagaggaggaggaagaggaagaagaagaagaggaggaggaggaggaggaggaggaggagatggatGAGGTGACGGTTTCGTCTCCGCTGATGCTGCCGGCAACGGAGGCCAGGGGAGGGGTGTCCGTGGTTGAGATGGTGACGGGGGCGCTCCGGAGGTCGCTCATGCTGTGCAGCagcagcgccggcgccggcgtgcGCGAGccggaggagctggaggaggacggGGCGACGCCCCCGCCGGGTATCCAGATAGGGGGACCGACGGATGTGCGGCACGTCTCGCACGTCACCTTCGACCGCTTCGTCGGCTTCCTCGGCCTCCCCGCCGACCTCGAGCCCGACGTGCCTCGCCCCGTGCCGAGCGCCAG TGTAAGCGTATTTGGAGTTTCACCAACTTCCATGCAGTGCTCGTATGATAGAAGAGGAAACAGTGTGCCAACAATACTCTTGACTATGCAAAGGAAGTTATATTCACTTGGGGGTCTTCAG GCTGAAGGGATATTCAGGATAAATGCAGACAATAGCCAGGAACTATATGTGAGGGATCAACTAAACAAGGGGGTTGTTCCAGATGGTGTTGATTTGCACTGCCTCGCCGGACTGATAAAG GCATGGTTTCGGGAACTTCCAAGTGGAGTATTGGACTCGTTGACTCCAGAACAAGTGATGCACTGCAACACTGAAGAAGAGTGTAGCCATCTTGCAAGTACCCTACCTCCTGTTGAAGCAGCATTGCTTGAATGGGCCATCAATCTCCTGGCAGATGTGGTGAAAAATGAAAGCTACAACAAGATGAATGCTCGCAACATTGCTATGGTTTTTGCACCAAATATGACCAAG ATGGCGGACCCCTTGACTGCCTTGATACATGCAGTTCAAGTGATGAATTTCCTCAAGACACTGATCTTGAAGACTGTAAATGAAAGGGAGGAGGCTGCTAAAGTAACCAGGGCATTTCCATCGAACTCTGGTTCCCCCAGCGACAAAGATGAACCTCAAACTTTAGAGCATTCGGACATGCCCTTTGTCTGTTCAAGTCAGCAAAACGTAGATTATCCTATAATTGATGAGGCTAAGCTTGATCAGTTCCTTTTTAGAGTGGAAGAAGCTCTTCATCATGAGACGCAAGGCAGCATGGATGGACCCAAGAATCTTGACAGTAGTAGGGGTGACCAGAAAAGCAACAGTGAAATTACTCCATTGGACACTGATTTGACCAGCCAAAACGAGTTCAGTAACAGCAATGAGGAAGGTCTCTTTGACAAATTTAAATTTAGGAAAGGAGTAGGGAGGCTCTGCAGACACCCTGTTTTCCAGTTCAGTAGATCCATGAAGAAGCCCGATGAAGCAGAGCAAGCTTGTGTATAG